A window of the Henckelia pumila isolate YLH828 chromosome 3, ASM3356847v2, whole genome shotgun sequence genome harbors these coding sequences:
- the LOC140890603 gene encoding heat stress transcription factor A-7a-like has product MFSVVAGDSNNNQEMVRDNVGDGALMGTVKEEPLVFLDESEYFGVGFNGKCGGGEDEWGEEEAEAEAEQHLPKPLEGLRDVGPPPFLKKTFEMVDDPQTDDIISWSVGGSSFVVWDPHTFATDLLPKHFKHNNFSSFVRQLNTYRFRKIDSDRWEFANEGFQRSKKHLLKHIKRRKQSPQMIRPHDAAAAQPWQYPTSHGVDSELYKLAADQNAMRQEILKLRQQQECAQRYIASMEERLQASEMQQKHMIIFTIRSLKDPMYLVDCVERINRKRALSSVGILKRRRLLSENSESMEDKKFQVQEELSTVQSEIQTLFSPDDSGSPVRDPKAESSSETNSSDVCSDNFILWEKLMEDDMIYEEDEGPDKQRELTSMGFEYC; this is encoded by the exons atGTTCTCTGTAGTAGCTGGAGATAGTAATAATAATCAAGAAATGGTGCGTGATAATGTGGGGGATGGAGCTTTGATGGGTACTGTGAAGGAAGAGCCCTTGGTGTTTCTTGATGAGAGCGAGTATTTTGGAGTTGGGTTTAATGGGAAGTGTGGAGGAGGTGAGGATGAATGGGGGGAGGAGGAGGCAGAGGCGGAGGCGGAGCAGCATCTCCCCAAGCCGTTGGAAGGGCTGAGAGATGTCGGGCCGCCACCGTTTCTGAAGAAGACGTTTGAGATGGTGGATGATCCCCAGACGGACGATATTATATCTTGGAGTGTTGGCGGGAGTAGCTTCGTTGTTTGGGATCCACACACTTTCGCCACCGATTTGCTCCCTAAGCATTTCAAGCACAACAATTTCTCCAGCTTCGTCCGCCAACTCAACACCTAT AGATTCAGGAAGATTGATTCGGACAGATGGGAGTTCGCCAACGAAGGCTTCCAGAGAAGCAAGAAGCATTTGCTCAAACACATCAAAAGAAGGAAACAGAGTCCCCAAATGATTCGGCCACACGATGCCGCGGCGGCCCAGCCTTGGCAGTACCCGACAAGTCACGGAGTGGATTCCGAGCTCTACAAGCTGGCAGCCGACCAAAACGCAATGAGACAAGAAATCTTGAAGCTGAGGCAGCAACAAGAGTGCGCACAGAGGTACATAGCCTCCATGGAAGAGCGTCTCCAAGCCTCGGAAATGCAGCAAAAACACATGATAATATTCACGATCAGGTCCTTGAAGGATCCCATGTATTTGGTGGATTGCGTCGAGAGGATAAACAGGAAAAGGGCACTGAGCAGCGTGGGGATCTTGAAGAGGAGGCGGCTGCTGTCGGAGAATTCGGAATCCATGGAAGACAAGAAGTTCCAAGTTCAAGAAGAGCTGAGCACCGTCCAATCCGAAATCCAGACATTGTTCTCTCCCGATGACTCCGGGAGCCCTGTACGGGACCCGAAAGCCGAATCTTCGTCGGAAACCAACAGCTCCGACGTCTGCTCCGACAACTTCATATTGTGGGAGAAACTGATGGAGGACGACATGATTTACGAGGAGGATGAAGGCCCCGACAAGCAACGAGAATTGACCTCCATGGGATTCGAGTACTGTTGA
- the LOC140888305 gene encoding uncharacterized protein, which produces MVNSGNLNFNDPLFIHPSDTPGMNLITDRLTGVENYGIWSRAMLIALRAKKKISLIDGTNKRPHAGAGTVSQWERVNALVLSWIMNSVSKEIFGGIVYATEAHVVGLKQLWDEYASLVTLPSCECDTARKYIEHDQRHRLLQFLLGLNESYIHI; this is translated from the exons ATGGTGAATTCTGGAAACTTGAATTTCAATGATCCGCTATTCATACATCCATCAGATACACCAGGTATGAATCTCATCACTGATCGATTGACTGGAGTTGAAAATTATGGCATATGGAGCAGAGCAATGTTGATCGCACTTCGTGCGAAAAAGAAAATATCCTTGATTGATGGTACAAATAAGAGACCTCATGCTGGTGCGGGTACTGTTTCTCAATGGGAGAGAGTGAATGCCTTGGTTTTGTCCTGGATTATGAACTCCGTATCAAAGGAAATTTTTGGGGGTATAGTATATGCTACTGAAGCTCATGTTGTTGGA TTAAAACAGCTTTGGGATGAATATGCATCTTTAGTCACCCTGCCATCGTGTGAATGTGATACTGCTCGGAAGTATATTGAACATGATCAGCGACATAGGTTGTTGCAGTTCTTATTGGGTTTGAATGAGAGCTACATTCACATATGA